The following nucleotide sequence is from Achromobacter spanius.
GCGCACAGTTCCAGGTAGCGCGCGGTCAGCAGAAACGCCACGAACATCGTGACGGAATCAAAATAGACTTCGCCGCGCCCCGTCCAGGTGGCGTGCACGCTGGGTATGAACGCGGCCACGATGCCCAGCGCCACCGGCACGTCCATGCCGGCGCGGCCTTGGCGCAGGTTGTCGCCGGCATGGCGCCAGATGGGCCAGGCGGAATACAGCACCACGGGAATGGTCAGCGCGAAGCTGGCCCAGTTCATCAGCACGATGGCCCAGTCCAGCGTTTCCAGGGCGTCGGCGGGCATGCTGTCGTGGCGCAGGTAGCCGGGCCAGGCAAACATCATCACCTGCATCATCGCCAGCCAGGCCAGCGACAGGCGCACCAAGGCATGGCGACGCTGCTGGCGGTCGGTATCCGACAGGCAGGACGGGACGGCGAAGATCGATTTTGCTCGCATGCGCCGATGGTAACGAGCGCCCCCGCCCACCGCCTTGATCTGGATCAAGCCGCTTTTTGTTGCGGCTTGCCAGGCGTGTCCAGCATGTCCAGAGATCGCATCAAGGGCGTTGCAGCCGCAGCACGGCCACCACCGCGCGAATCAACTCGGCCAGATCGTCGCCATCAATCGTCAGCGCCGGCGTCAGGTACACGACGTTGCCGAAGGGGCGCACCCACACGCCCGCGTCAACCAGCCGGCGCTTCAAGGCTTCGCGGTCGGTGATGCCGTCCAGCTCCACCACGCCGATGGCGCCTAGCACGCGCACGTCGCGCACCCAGGGCAAGTCGCGGCAGGGTTCCAGGCCGGTTGCCAAGGCCAGCGACAGCGCTTGGGCCTGCGCCAGCCGGGGTTCGGACTCGAACAGATCCAGCGAGGCATTGGCCGCCGCGCAGGCCAGCGCATTGCCCATGAACGTGGGGCCGTGCATCAGCGCGTGCGCCGGGTTGTCGGACCAGAAGGCGTCGAACACCCGGTTGCTGGCCACCGTGGCGGCCAGCGGCAGCGTGCCGCCCGTCAGCGCCTTGGACAAGGTGATGATGTCGGGCTTGATGCCGGCCTGCTCGAAGGCGAACATGGTGCCGGTGCGCCCGAAGCCGGTGAAGATTTCGTCAAAGATCAGCAAGAGGCCGTGGCGGTCCGCCAGGCGGCGCAAGCGGCGCAGCACTTCCGGGTCATGCAGCAGCATGCCGCCCGCGCCCTGCACCAGCGGCTCGACAAGAATGCCCGCCAGTTGCGGCGCGCGCGCTTGCAGGAACTGATCCAGCGCGGCGTAGGCGGCGTCGTCGCGCGGCAGGTCCACGATGTCGTGCTCGGCCAGCATGCCCCGGTACAGGCTGTGCATGCCCTCGTCGGGGTCGCACACGGCCATGGTGCCGAACGTATCGCCGTGATAGCCGCCGCGAAACGCTACAAAGCGGCTGCGACCGCGCTCGCCCTGGTTCAGCCAGAACTGCACCGCCATCTTCATGGCGACCTCGACCGCCACCGACCCGGAGTCGGTGTAGAAGACGCGGTCCAGCCCCGGCCCCAGCAAGCCGGCCAGGCGGCGCGCCAGCGTGAGTGCGGGCTCGTGAGTCAGGCCGCCAAACATCACATGCGGCATGGCATCCAATTGCGCGCGCACGGCCTGGGCGATGTGCGGGTGGTTGTAACCGTGACAGGCCGTCCACCAGGACGCCACGCCATCGATCAGGCTGCGCCCGTCCGCCAGTTCCAGCCGGCTGCCTTGGCTGCGCACCACGGGCAGCGGCGGCGTCACCGTTTTCATTTGGGCATAGGGCAGCCAGATATGGGCTTGGCCCTGGGCCACCCAGTCGGGCGTGTGCATGGTTGAGCTCCGAAAAAACAGGCGCGGTCGCAGGGGCATTCCTGGCGTCCCGGACCCCGGAAAACGCCGTGCGCGCCTCCACTACAATGGCCCGCATTCTACGGCTTGGCGCAGGCGTTCCCCTTGCCCGGCCGCTGCCGGAACGATTGATGTCAAAGCTGGATTCCCTGTTTCTCTCCGAGTTGGCCACCGCCGACACCCGCCGCGTACGCCGCCGCCTGCGCACCGTCACGGCCGCGCCGCCCGGGCGCATCGTGCTCAATGGCGCGCCTGTGCTGAACTTTTCCAGCAACGATTACCTGGGCCTGTCCAAGCACCCGCTGCTGATCGAACGCGCCCGGGAATGGACCGCGCGCCATGGCGCTGGCGCGCAAGCGTCGCGGCTGGTCTGCGGCAACCTGGACTTGCATGAACAGGTCGAGGCCAAGCTGGCTCGTCTGAAAGGCACCGAGGCCGCGCTGCTGCTGGCCTCGGGCTGGCAGGCCAATGCCGCGGTGCTGCCCGCCCTGCTGCGCGCCGCCGCCAGCCTGGGCGACATCGAGCTGTACGCCGACAAGCTCAATCACGCCAGCCTGCACCAGGGTTGCCAGGCCGCTGGGGTCAGGCAGATCCGGTTCCGGCATAACGACCTGGATCATCTGGAAAGCCTGCTCGCCGCTCGCGTGCAGACCGGCGCGGGCAAGCCCGTGGCCCGCTTCATCGTTACGGAAAGCGTGTTCAGCATGGACGGCGACCGAACCGACGTTGTCCGGCTGGCGGACCTGGCCGACCGCTATCAAGCCTTTGTCTACCTGGACGAAGCGCATGCCACCGGCGTGCTGGGTCCGGGCGGCATGGGCTTGGCGGGCTTGGCGCCGGGGCGTATCGACCTGGCGATGGGTACGTTCAGCAAGGCGCTGGGCGGATTCGGCGCCTATGTGGCTGGGTCGCGCGCGCTGTGCGACTTCCTGGTCAACACCTGCTCTGGCTTCATCTACACAACGGCGCTGCCGCCCGCCGTGCTGGGCGCCATGGACGCGGCGCTGGACCTGGTGCCCACGCTGGACGCCGAGCGCGCCCGGCTGGCTGCCGCCGGTGACGGGCTGCGCGCCGCGCTGCAAGACATGGGCCTGGACACGGGCGATTCCTCCACGCAGATCGTGCCCGCCATCGTGGGCGACGAAGCGCGCGCGCTGAGCATGGCGGCCGCCCTGGAACGCCGGGGCCTGCTGGCCGTGGCCATCCGCCCGCCCACCGTGCCGGCCGGCACCAGCCGCCTGCGCCTGACGCTCAGCGCCGCGCACCGCGACGCCGACGTCGCGCAACTGATTGATGGCATCAAGGCAGTGTTGGCATGAGCCCCACACGCCCCACCCTGCTCTTCGTACACGGCTGGGCGTTCGACGCGTCTGTCTGGACGCCGCTGCGCGCCGAGCTTGAAGACTGGCCACAAGCCGTTACCGATGCCGGTTACTTCGGCGCCGCGCAAACGCCGGCTGAAGCCATCGCCCCCGTCATCGCCATCGGCCATTCGCTGGGCGTGCTGCGCTTGTTGCGGAATCTGCCGTCCCACTGCGTGGGCTTGGTGTCGATCAACGGGTTTCCGCGCTTTGGCGCCGCGCCGGATTTTGACGCCGGGGTGCCGCGCCGTATGCTGGACCGCATGATGAAGCGGCTGTCGGCTGACCCCGTCGCCGTCGTGCAAGACTTCCGCGAACGCTGCGGCGATGCTTCCGCCTTCGGTTCGCCGCGCCTGGAACCGCTGGCCCGCGATCTTGAAGCCTTGCGCGACGATGACCAGCGCAACGCCCTGGCCGCGCTGCCGGTTCCCTTGCTGATCTTGGCCGGACTGGACGACCCCATCGTCCCCCCCACCATGACGCAAGCCGCGTTCGGCGGCCGCGTGGGCGACGAACGGCACGATCTGGAACACGGCGGCCATCTTTTACCGGTGTCGGCCGCGCCCTGGTGCGCGCGCCACATCGCCGCGTTCATCGACCGCGTGGCGCCTGCCGACTGATGCAAGCCACGCCCCGCAACACCCGGGTCGGCGCCCGCTTTGGCGCGGCTGCCCACCGCTATGAAGACCACGCGCCCATCCAGCGCATAACCGCCGAACGGCTGGCCAGCGATATCGCCTGCCTGCGCTTGCCCGCGCGCCCTCGCATCCTGGAGATCGGTTGCGGCACCGGCTTGCTGACCCAGGCCCTGGCGCGCCGGCTGGGTAAGGCGGACTGGACCATCACCGACATCTCGCCCGCCATGCTCGCCGCCGCCCAGCGCGGCCCGGCACTACCCGGCACGGCGCGCTTTCAGTTGCTGGATGGCGAACACCCGCAGGGGTTGGATGGCGAGTACGACCTGATCTGCTCCAGCCTGGCCGTGCAGTGGTTCACCGACCTGAACGCC
It contains:
- a CDS encoding aminotransferase class I/II-fold pyridoxal phosphate-dependent enzyme; translated protein: MSKLDSLFLSELATADTRRVRRRLRTVTAAPPGRIVLNGAPVLNFSSNDYLGLSKHPLLIERAREWTARHGAGAQASRLVCGNLDLHEQVEAKLARLKGTEAALLLASGWQANAAVLPALLRAAASLGDIELYADKLNHASLHQGCQAAGVRQIRFRHNDLDHLESLLAARVQTGAGKPVARFIVTESVFSMDGDRTDVVRLADLADRYQAFVYLDEAHATGVLGPGGMGLAGLAPGRIDLAMGTFSKALGGFGAYVAGSRALCDFLVNTCSGFIYTTALPPAVLGAMDAALDLVPTLDAERARLAAAGDGLRAALQDMGLDTGDSSTQIVPAIVGDEARALSMAAALERRGLLAVAIRPPTVPAGTSRLRLTLSAAHRDADVAQLIDGIKAVLA
- a CDS encoding alpha/beta fold hydrolase is translated as MSPTRPTLLFVHGWAFDASVWTPLRAELEDWPQAVTDAGYFGAAQTPAEAIAPVIAIGHSLGVLRLLRNLPSHCVGLVSINGFPRFGAAPDFDAGVPRRMLDRMMKRLSADPVAVVQDFRERCGDASAFGSPRLEPLARDLEALRDDDQRNALAALPVPLLILAGLDDPIVPPTMTQAAFGGRVGDERHDLEHGGHLLPVSAAPWCARHIAAFIDRVAPAD
- a CDS encoding adenosylmethionine--8-amino-7-oxononanoate transaminase; this translates as MHTPDWVAQGQAHIWLPYAQMKTVTPPLPVVRSQGSRLELADGRSLIDGVASWWTACHGYNHPHIAQAVRAQLDAMPHVMFGGLTHEPALTLARRLAGLLGPGLDRVFYTDSGSVAVEVAMKMAVQFWLNQGERGRSRFVAFRGGYHGDTFGTMAVCDPDEGMHSLYRGMLAEHDIVDLPRDDAAYAALDQFLQARAPQLAGILVEPLVQGAGGMLLHDPEVLRRLRRLADRHGLLLIFDEIFTGFGRTGTMFAFEQAGIKPDIITLSKALTGGTLPLAATVASNRVFDAFWSDNPAHALMHGPTFMGNALACAAANASLDLFESEPRLAQAQALSLALATGLEPCRDLPWVRDVRVLGAIGVVELDGITDREALKRRLVDAGVWVRPFGNVVYLTPALTIDGDDLAELIRAVVAVLRLQRP